The following are encoded together in the Populus trichocarpa isolate Nisqually-1 chromosome 5, P.trichocarpa_v4.1, whole genome shotgun sequence genome:
- the LOC7493953 gene encoding auxin-induced protein 6B, whose translation MAAGQAKCTKIRHIVRLRQMLRRWRNKARMSANRIPSDVPAGHVAVCVGTSCRRFVVRATYLNHPIFKKLLVQAEEEFGFSNQGPLVIPCDEAVFEEVIRYISRSENGKSGRFVNLEDLQRYCHVGVKNAKLDFWTDSRPLLHADKTFW comes from the coding sequence atgGCAGCTGGGCAAGCAAAATGCACCAAAATCCGCCACATAGTGAGGCTTCGCCAAATGCTAAGACGTTGGCGAAACAAGGCACGCATGTCAGCCAATCGCATACCATCAGACGTTCCAGCAGGACATGTGGCAGTCTGTGTAGGGACTAGTTGCCGGAGATTTGTGGTGCGAGCGACGTACTTGAACCACCCCATCTTTAAAAAGCTCCTGGTACAAGCCGAGGAAGAGTTTGGCTTTTCTAACCAAGGCCCATTAGTGATCCCGTGCGATGAGGCCGTTTTTGAGGAAGTGATTCGATACATTTCACGGTCTGAGAATGGAAAATCCGGCCGGTTTGTGAACCTTGAGGATTTGCAGAGATACTGCCACGTTGGTGTTAAAAATGCTAAGCTTGATTTTTGGACCGATTCAAGACCTTTGCTTCATGCTGACAAGACATTCTGGTAA